In Amaranthus tricolor cultivar Red isolate AtriRed21 chromosome 3, ASM2621246v1, whole genome shotgun sequence, a single window of DNA contains:
- the LOC130809076 gene encoding putative NAC domain-containing protein 94, with product MDDEKKNEGEKLDEVMLPGFRFHPTDEELVGFYLKRKIQQRPLSIQLIKQLDIYKYDPWDLPKFASSTGEKEWYFYCPRDRKYRNSARPNRVTEAGFWKATGTDRPIYSSEGSKCIGLKKSLVFYKGRAAKGVKTDWMMHEFRLPTLADSTISKTYCLHKNFPANDSWAICRIFKKTSPITPRTISHSWVSSTIPKPNPPHTQTQSSLSNPTLNPEYIIKPNNNTSMQPNPNNFNELEKILQSPNYNMSFLDHIIPTLKPFCSTTSNYNPNKTLSNNNNNNNNNNNLLPHMENMLDFPTDRIHDISWNYNHQLKLPQLEEASDEQLKSNNIDISSMLLNMSSSDTSVLENMDFGVLPYINGALPQDQMEHVSVEDNQQHLGDFSNRLYGEDDGHDQWDGMEAIGSIPMMAAMPENWKSSSYLMWDCAPPLL from the exons atggaTGATGAGAAAAAGAATGAAGGAGAGAAGTTAGATGAGGTAATGCTACCAGGGTTTCGGTTTCATCCAACAGATGAGGAGCTTGTAGGATTTTATCTCAAGAGAAAGATTCAACAACGTCCTCTTTCTATTCAGCTTATCAAGCAGCTTGATATTTATAAATATGATCCATGGGATCTTCCAA AGTTTGCAAGCAGTACTGGGGAAAAAGAGTGGTATTTCTATTGTCCACGGGACAGAAAATATAGAAATAGTGCAAGACCAAATAGAGTGACGGAAGCTGGGTTTTGGAAGGCGACGGGAACTGACCGTCCGATCTACTCATCAGAAGGAAGTAAATGCATAGGATTGAAGAAATCATTGGTGTTTTACAAAGGTAGAGCTGCTAAAGGTGTTAAAACTGACTGGATGATGCATGAGTTTCGCCTTCCTACCCTTGCTGATTCCACCATTTCCAAAACATACTGCCTTCATAAAAACTTTCCTGCTAAT GATTCATGGGCAATATGCAGGATATTCAAGAAAACAAGCCCTATAACTCCAAGAACTATTTCTCACTCTTGGGTATCTTCAACCATACCTAAACCTAATCCTCCTcatacacaaacacaatcatCTCTAAGCAACCCTACCTTAAACCCTGAATACATcattaaacctaataataatacttcaATGCAACCAAACCCTAACAACTTCAATGAGTTAGAAAAAATTTTGCAATCACCAAATTATAACATGTCATTTTTAGATCACATAATACCAACCTTGAAACCCTTTTGCTCTACAACTAGTAATTACAATCCCAATAAGACATTatccaacaataataataataataataataataataatttgttaCCACATATGGAAAACATGTTAGATTTTCCGACTGATAGAATACATGACATATCATGGAATTAcaatcatcagcttaagctaCCTCAGCTCGAGGAGGCTTCTGATGAACAGCTTAAATCGAATAACATCGATATCTCATCGATGTTACTAAACATGTCTTCTTCGGACACTTCGGTACTTGAAAACATGGATTTTGGTGTTCTTCCTTATATAAATGGAGCATTGCCACAAGATCAAATGGAGCATGTTAGTGTAGAGGATAATCAGCAACATTTAGGAGATTTTAGTAATAGGTTGTACGGTGAGGATGATGGTCATGATCAGTGGGATGGAATGGAAGCCATTGGATCAATCCCTATGATGGCGGCTATGCCTGAGAATTGGAAGTCATCCTCTTACTTGATGTGGGATTGTGCACCACCTTTGTTGTAg
- the LOC130809077 gene encoding kunitz trypsin inhibitor 5-like — MYQLFTIFLFLFFSPLTTTSVSDNHQLVLDIDGKPVQSNTNYYILPVMRGNGGGLTLDSRNTTQLCPLYVSQQNQEVSNGLPLKFLPVNPKHKTISVSSDLNMVFDAASICVQSNVWSLIKDDQGSERRYVGAGGQVGNPGIGTLSNWFRIDKAGSGEYDYKIVYCPGVCDVCRVACGDIGVFIEKDGRRLLGVNRDKPLLVMFKKA; from the coding sequence ATGTATCAATTATTCACCATTTTTCTGTTTCTTTTTTTCTCTCCCCTGACAACTACCAGTGTTTCAGACAATCATCAATTGGTCCTTGATATAGATGGAAAGCCTGTACAATCAAACACAAACTACTACATCCTTCCTGTAATGCGAGGCAATGGTGGAGGCCTAACGTTGGATTCAAGAAACACCACTCAATTATGCCCACTGTATGTATCCCAACAAAATCAGGAAGTCTCAAATGGGTTACCTCTAAAATTCTTACCCGTCAACCCAAAACACAAAACAATCTCTGTTTCTTCTGATCTCAATATGGTATTCGATGCCGCCTCGATCTGTGTCCAATCAAATGTATGGAGTTTGATCAAAGATGATCAGGGAAGTGAAAGGAGGTATGTGGGAGCAGGAGGGCAAGTTGGGAATCCTGGGATAGGAACGCTAAGTAATTGGTTTAGGATAGATAAGGCTGGGAGTGGAGAATATGATTATAAGATTGTGTATTGTCCTGGTGTTTGTGATGTTTGTAGGGTGGCTTGTGGGGATATTGGTGTTTTTATTGAGAAAGATGGAAGAAGGTTGTTGGGTGTTAATAGGGACAAACCTTTGTTGGTTATGTTTAAGAAagcttaa